A region from the Oncorhynchus keta strain PuntledgeMale-10-30-2019 chromosome 5, Oket_V2, whole genome shotgun sequence genome encodes:
- the LOC118384330 gene encoding cyclin-dependent kinase 5 activator 1-like: MGTVLSLSPSYRKAALFEDGPATVGHYTAVQNSKNSKDAKSLKRQSLISVLPWKRIVAVSAKRKGSKKLPTDDGQKVSTEHTITNSQKLKKSQSCANLSSFTTQEPTIAPTIPTSKTVSNVAAATKKNSLTGSTGGQATNAGTPKRVIVQASTSELMRSLGEFLCRRCYRLKRLSPTDPVLWLRSVDRSLLLQGWQDQGFITPANVVFLYMLCRDVVSSEVASERELQASLLTCLYLSYSYMGNEISYPLKPFLVEAEKEAFWDRCLEIINRMSGKMLQINSDPHYFTQVFADLKNESKKEEEKTRLLIGLDR; the protein is encoded by the coding sequence ATGGGTACTGTACTGTCCCTCTCCCCCAGCTACCGGAAAGCGGCCCTGTTCGAGGATGGCCCGGCCACTGTGGGCCATTACACGGCCGTCCAGAACAGCAAGAATTCCAAGGACGCCAAGAGCCTCAAGCGCCAGTCCCTCATCAGCGTGTTGCCATGGAAACGCATTGTGGCGGTATCGGCCAAACGGAAAGGTTCCAAAAAGCTCCCAACCGACGACGGGCAGAAGGTCAGCACTGAGCACACCATCACCAACAGCCAGAAGCTGAAGAAGTCCCAGTCCTGCGCCAACTTGTCCTCTTTCACCACGCAGGAACCCACCATAGCTCCCACCATCCCCACCTCCAAGACCGTCTCCAACGTGGCCGCAGCCACCAAGAAGAACTCGCTGACCGGTTCCACTGGGGGCCAGGCAACGAACGCGGGCACGCCCAAGCGGGTGATCGTCCAGGCCTCCACCAGCGAGCTAATGCGTAGTTTGGGTGAGTTCCTGTGCCGGCGCTGCTACCGGCTGAAGCGCCTGTCGCCCACCGACCCGGTGCTGTGGCTGCGAAGCGTGGACcgctccctcctcctccaggGCTGGCAGGACCAGGGCTTCATCACCCCGGCCAACGTGGTCTTCCTTTACATGCTGTGCCGCGATGTGGTCTCCTCCGAGGTGGCCAGCGAGCGGGAGCTGCAAGCCTCTCTGCTCACCTGCCTCTACCTGTCCTACTCCTATATGGGCAACGAGATCTCCTACCCGCTCAAGCCCTTCCTGGTGGAGGCTGAGAAGGAGGCCTTTTGGGACCGCTGCCTGGAAATCATCAACCGCATGAGTGGCAAGATGCTGCAGATCAACTCTGACCCGCACTATTTCACCCAGGTGTTCGCCGACCTCAAAAACGAGAGcaagaaggaggaagagaagacaAGGTTGTTGATAGGCCTTGACCGATAA